The sequence GATCCACATCCTGGGTGAGTGGACAGGAAGAATtaattatcaaaattaagaattgTAGAGATGTTCCTTTGTTTTCTATCTATCTTCTGTTGGCCAAACCGAAAAACATTTCCACATGAGACAATTTCCACATGAGACAATTCCTTTTAATTCAATATGTTGTGAACACATGAAGTCATGGACATGACCTACAGTGGCATAAAACTCATAGAAGTCCTCAGCCTTCCATGGGATCAGACTGAAAAAGCTCCATGGATGGAAATAGTCTTATACAGGCCACCAAAGAAGCCGATGACAAAGActggcagagaaaggaaagaaggaatttcTAGGTGGGCCAAAGTAGCACATGTGGAAGGGAAGGACGTGtgggaagatggaaagaaactTAATTGGGCTGAAGTAGAGGGGCTGAGCTGAGAGCAGAGCAGCAGATGGGAAGGGCGGCAGGTGTCACAAAGTGGATGGTATTGTACAATCTATgccactatttaaaaaaagaaatttcagtttGCCTGCAGAGACAATCGACAATGGTTGCAGGTGTCTGGAAAGGGAACACAGACCAGAATGATGCTTGGAGGGTGTCATTAGGGTCGTTTGCATAGAGAGTCAGAGAGGCCTGTGAGGAAATGAGGCCACcagctaaagtcaaggtgtttgGGAACTCAGACTAGGGACAAGCAGCAGTGGAGGGGATGGCAGGAACAcagagggatggaaaaagaaacagtggggcctggaaggatggaaggatgggaaagaaaaacagagatgaaaagagaaagacattCCCCAAACTGTACGCATTCTTGCACTCATGGTGTGTCCTCATCACAGTACTGGCTATCGGCTCTGTAACTGACAGCGGAACCACCCTTTGCCCAGGCCTTCCAAAGCCTCAGGGGCTAGCAGCATCCTCAGGCTTCATCTTCAGGGCCTTTCTCAGCTTGGGGCTGCTGAGCACCAGGATCGTGGAGTGCAGAGAGATGCCCGCATAGATCATCACTTCCTGGGCCAAGTGCCAGTGATCCTGGGAGACTACGAATTTCCTAATAGAAATCACCGTGGACAGGAAATGCCAGGTATGGAAGATGAGTAAGAAAGTAAGTGATTTTAGAGCCTTGGTGTGAGCCTGGGTGCTGGGATCCCAAGGGCCGGCCCTGCAGTTGGTCATCTGCCTCAGGTACCGGCACAGTGAGAACATGAGCAAGACAGTGGACACCACAAACAGGAGGAAcggaaatgaaaatataagcacCAGCTGAGGGAAGAAATGATGCACATGGAAGGCCTGTAACCTAGAAACCAGGGTGCTGTTTCTGAGGGAACTCTGGCAGGAAGTTGTCCGAACATAACTTGTATTCCCAATGGCTGATGAGATGGTTGACAGGCCACAGATCACCAGAGAGCCCAGCAGCAGCCTGGGCACCAACCGAGAAATCCTCCACTTCAGCCAGACGAAGATAGGATGGGAAAAGGATGAGATCTTCACACAGTAGAAGACAGCAAGCCAGGCAGTAAGCCAGCAAGTCATAGTGTTGATAAATGTCCAGAGGATGCTGAAATAGTAAATCATGCAACCCACATAAAAGGAGACCAGAAAGCTGTTCAGGACAGTTATCCCATGCAGGCAGAACCGGGAGGCGGCGAGGCAGGAAACAATCATGTCAGCTGCGGGCAGTGCCCGGCACCGCATCCACTCCCTGCCCAGTATGGTGACCACGAAGCCATTCTGCAGCATTGCAGCCAATGACTCCAGGAGAAAGATGACCATGAAGATCACTGTGGGTGAGGAAGGCATCTTCTCCAGGGAGGCTCTGCTCAGACTCGGTCCTACTCTGAAGCACTGGGACACATCCACAGAGGAAAACTGCCTCTCTGTCCAAATGACCCTGTTGAGAGCAGAGACCCAGAAACCCCTCTCCCTGGATTCCTGCAAAAGTCCAGCCACCGGCAGACACCCCCTGTACCCAGGGTTTGAAAAGAGGATTCCTGCGATCTCTCTTGCATGTAAATGACTCCCAGCGCAATGACACCCTGCATCTATTTGCCTACCCTGTATTTGCCTATTGTTTATCAGAGCCAGATGCAGGGAAATGTTAACAGGAATGAGGCTCCAGGAAGGATTGAAAGTATTCATATTTTGCACATTATTACTTAACTGTACTATCCTTCCTAACTTTTTCTCAAAAGATGCTGTCACCTTTATTCCCATCCCTGAACCACAGACCTTCCCTGACCCTTCACATCCTGGGTTCATATTTTACTCAGTAGCCTCTATACATTGCATTGAGGCCACCTCCTGAATGGGTGGAATAGGAAGTCATACATATGCACAAGTTTGAAATTACCAAGGAAAGCCTTCAAACCACTGGCTGACCTTTCACAATGCCTAACATATCACAGTCAGGCTCCATATTGGAGTGAAAATGTGAATTTCCCTGACATGTTAACATCAAATCTGCTAGACATTATAACTTTAGCTCGAATATgtcagaaaaatcaaaattaatcaaTTCCTAAGAAGGTTctgaggaaatgagaaagagcaGAAGCAGCTTAGGACAAAGCTGGTCCATAAGGAGGGACTGCTTTCCATAGGGCAGGCTCTGTCCGATAACAATACTTAAGACAATAACAACCAACCCATGAGAACACCTGGTCATTTGTAAAGTGATTTCACACAGATTACATTTTGCCTCCACCACCAACCACACAGAGTGATGCTGGTTCAGATCACCCAGCCCAGGCTCAGGGAGCCAGGAAAGCTCCAGCTGGGGCAGGGTGTAAAAGGAAAGGATGCCTATGaacataaaaaaaaggaaagaaaagaaaaaggggaaagaggTGGTGGGTAGAAAAGAGCAAGGGTGTGGATGGAAGAGCAGGGAAGAGAATCCCCTCTTCAGATGCCTCAGATCCTGGACTCAGTGGCTTACCCAACAACAGCTCACAGAAAACAGCCCTGCCGCCTACTTTATATGGTCTCATGCAAGATTACACAGGTGAGAGATCTGGGTGTGAaagattaaagagaaataaaaaccaggaCAAGCATTTACAAGAATAGTGGAGACCTCAAGGAAAAGAGGTTCAGCTAATTCTCAAATACGGCATTTGCTTGAAGAGCTGCTTCTTTTTAGTGAGCTCTCAGATTATCAAAGAACACATAATCCAAACTGATCAACTGTTTTGCAACAGAGCTTCAATGTCTTGATTCCATTCTTTGCACGTTGTCCTATGCCTTCTTCTTGAAGACAGCAGTAATGAGTGGCTTTTCCATGTTTCACAACATTTTGGCTCTTCTCGAAATCCTTTGGCAAGAGCCCAGCTTCATGATGTCATCAAGAAGCAAGTCAGGGCCATGACATACACGCCCTGTTGCAGCCACAGGTAACCACACAGACATTGTGTGCTCACAGGCAACCTTCATGCTACTCACACAGTCACCAAAGCATGCACTTTGACAGAACATTCTTCCCCAGGACTTTTGCTTTCCTACAGTTGACAGCTCTACAGAGTGTTTTCTCCTGTTTCAATACTCTTCCATATGAAGGTTAAAAGAATAACTTTCCCCCAGGCACCTGTCCATCCATCTCTCAGTGCTTCACTGGATATGTCTTATAAAGGTCCCATGTCCCATTCGTAGTCTACCTCCAAAAGAGGCCACAAGCAGGACAATgattttagttttcaaatatcCTTCAAATATGAAACAGTAATCAAAATACTAGGTGTTTCTCATCAGAGTTCAGGtcacatttctgttttctaaagGTGTCTCATGCCTGCAAATGAAACTGATAAATTCTTTTCTGTAGCATGATTGGCAATATTTTTTAGGATGATGCCTAAGTCCCCTGTGAAATGATTCTAGTGTCAAACAAGTAACAGCAGGAGGCTGGATTCCAGGTGGAAGATTCTGCAAAGATCTACTTGTACTTCCTTCATTTTGGCTCTCCACAGTAGTAAAGGGTCTCTGTTCATTagtttgcattttgttttgttttttttcttgttacatTCAAGAATTCATTGGGTCATCTCATAGACATGTGAaaaacagaggaggaaggaaataatgcTTTAATGGCTAGTCTGTGCATAAATATTAAACTAAACCATGAACAAATTTAATAATGATTTTCCTACAGAATAAACTCATTACCTTTTTCCTGACCGTACAGATCTCCTCTCACTTTTAGGTAAATAATCTAGGACAAAACATTGGCTCTAATAGCAATTCAAATGTGAAATAGAATCATAGCTTTCCGGAAGCAAATTTGCAAATGTCCTACATTCTCAATTATCAAAATGTGTAAGCACAGTTAACTATTCTTCAACATTCAGGTAAATTTACATGCTTTactttctaataaaataatagcatttcaatgttatttttatgattataaggTTAGCCTGAAGTACATTTCACAATCCAATTTTAttctaattcaaaaatatttagaaaagttcTTTGTCTTATATCATTTAAGCAATTAGAAGCAGTAAAATTAGTCTCTGAAGGAATAAATCAGTGCTCCTTTTATCATGCCATAAACTTCACTCAATATCTAATGTCTATTCTTAGAATTACTTATGTTCGGTGACTTCTAAATCAGTGGCTTACAAACATATTTCCAGGAGATTCTCACAGTAGAAAAAGGATAAGAGGAGAATTGAGAAAAGTAGAGAACAGATCCTCATCCCCTCTTTGCACAGAGCAGTTCtgcttacatttattttaaatactgagCTTCTATATAAGATTTCAGTCAGAGACAGGACTCCATTGCAAGAAACAACAATGAAACTGCTGTCCTAGATCAAAAGTTAACAAGAGGCATAAGGACAGATTGTACCAATGCATCTTCTTTCATTCCCTCTCCAAAACTCTTCGAAATTAACtgtaaaggatttttttaaaaattatttttaaggcatCAATCCATTGTAACAgagagcaagaaaacaaaacaaaacacatcagACCCGAGAAAACTGAATCCTTTACCAGCAGAAGGAAAACTAAAGAACAAACCTGATTTCACTCAAAATTTGCAGTACCAGGTACCTCTGGAGAAAAACTGGTTAAAAGTCAGTTTAAGTATCAGATTCCTAGATCATCTCTCCCCTTTTGTAAAACTGGGCAACCACTACTCCCCCACCCTAGGGAAAGACTGGTGGTGTATTCTATGGAAATGAAAAAATCGAATCTCTGAGCTGGAAGTATGTCAAACACAGTTGGGGCACAGATACTAGACTGAAACCAGGGAAATTAGGTAAACACATGCTTTTCCCTCCCTTGGCTTTCAGGACACTGGCACACAGACCTTCACCCTCCAGGCAGGAGAAGAGTATAGTCTCTTCCAAAAATCTGAACACTCAAAAACAGAGCATGCCCAGGCTCCTAAGacaggagccaagggccagccccctCTGCTCAGGTGCAGGCAAGACACAGAGCAAGCCCAGGGTCCTTAGgtggagccaagggcagcatccctcaccaggaaacaggcaaggaggacaccaaaaacaccacttccccATGGGTGgccaaccacagccaccaccacagccacagctgctgcaaaagtggctcaacaccacagcagtagccacagccaccatgcaggtggcccaccagacacctgactgcagtgacacaaggagagtcactagtggagactggaaaaagaagaggacatctctctcctcaaagcccactctagcataatagaagaagcaactgctctgccaTGTCCCTGTAAttgctgtcttctctctttttttcttggtcagcctAGATAacggtttgcaaattttgttgatctttttaaagaatcaaaaaaaaaaaaaaaaaaaagactgttaagcagtctacaaagcaccattgatgtgaatattataatcaaatattaactttacataattcttttatggtataataatatttatatagtgTGTAACTTGTTAAAATATGTAACTATTACTCATTTGctttgacagactttgttatgggagattgaaatcaagctcaaaactcatttctcattatgatctaagttttttccttatttcttttctgcatctcttctcttatgacaattttgaattttctaaatcaggtagttaagaacatttttgttttcaagagttcatcataatacatttctatgtttaatatgaaattaaattaaattaaaaatatacagcaAAACTTGGGGAAAAACAAATCTGAACATTCCAAGAGGAAGATCTAAAGATACTGATAtcagaggttcctcaaataattggcCCAACTGATCACTCTACAGTGAAACCCGTGGTCAACAAGTCCCATTCATGAGTTCAGAGTTTCCCATCAGCCTTTTTAGTTCTTACTCAACATAAGCCGATAACAAGAAATTTAGGCATCTGAGAATAGCCTCTAAAA comes from Cynocephalus volans isolate mCynVol1 chromosome 6, mCynVol1.pri, whole genome shotgun sequence and encodes:
- the LOC134380046 gene encoding taste receptor type 2 member 62-like, with the protein product MPSSPTVIFMVIFLLESLAAMLQNGFVVTILGREWMRCRALPAADMIVSCLAASRFCLHGITVLNSFLVSFYVGCMIYYFSILWTFINTMTCWLTAWLAVFYCVKISSFSHPIFVWLKWRISRLVPRLLLGSLVICGLSTISSAIGNTSYVRTTSCQSSLRNSTLVSRLQAFHVHHFFPQLVLIFSFPFLLFVVSTVLLMFSLCRYLRQMTNCRAGPWDPSTQAHTKALKSLTFLLIFHTWHFLSTVISIRKFVVSQDHWHLAQEVMIYAGISLHSTILVLSSPKLRKALKMKPEDAASP